A stretch of Schistocerca cancellata isolate TAMUIC-IGC-003103 chromosome 3, iqSchCanc2.1, whole genome shotgun sequence DNA encodes these proteins:
- the LOC126176065 gene encoding dolichyl-diphosphooligosaccharide--protein glycosyltransferase subunit 1-like produces the protein MKKSALIIVCYLFTFHCATRLIDKTINPWLLNRSVNRTFYTKNQLLHIDYEILMEYHGNTSAVGFIFSVESILANNVMHLEAVQLDSFTESKLRIQEVNVENLSGVYWFIGFKHPLLNRQSVRLKTSAVLARCLRPLPAYINQEEAQLVVLHASHYFYSAYCTDQQVTVVKLPSFNVESYSIIQPTKKYLNTISYGPYRGISAFNTSDMRIHFEYNAAFLTVKSLKRVIKISPWGNIAVAERIRLQNTGAALKGPFSRYVYMMHRGMSDTASANNITPVLPKSANNIYYIDDLGNISTSHVLNTEDSINLTLEFRYPLLGGWNISLIIGYDVPASEYVFHIEDDYVLHMPLINNLYEGKIQANIICYWTL, from the exons ATGAAAAAGTCAGCTTTAATTATAGTATGTTATCTGTTTACTTTTCACTGTGCCACACGACTAATAGATAAAACTATTAACCCATGGTTGCTGAACAGATCAGTTAATAGGACATTCTATACAAAAAATCAGTTACTCCACATTGATTACGAAATACTTATGGAATACCATGGAAATACATCCGCAGTTGGTTTCATCTTTTCTGTGGAAAGTATATTAGCAAACAATGTCATGCATCTGGAGGCAGTGCAGTTGGATTCTTTCACGGAATCAAAGCTGAGAATACAAGAGGTAAATGTTGAGAATTTGAGTGGAGTATACTGGTTTATAGGTTTCAAGCACCCACTGCTGAATCGTCAGTCAGTTCGCCTTAAAACGAGCGCAGTACTTGCACGATGCCTTCGCCCGTTACCAGCCTACATAAATCAAGAAGAAGCGCAGTTAGTTGTATTACATGCTAGCCATTATTTTTATAGTGCTTACTGCACTGATCAACAGGTCACAGTTGTTAAACTTCCCAGTTTCAATGTAGAAAGTTATTCAATTATTCagccaacaaaaaaatatttaaacaccatttCGTATGGACCTTACAGAGGCATCTCAGCATTCAATACAAGTGACATGCGGATTCATTTTGAGTACAATGCGGCATTTTTAACTGTAAAAAGTCTCAAACGTGTTATCAAAATATCTCCTTGGGGTAACATTGCTGTAGCAGAGAGAATCAGATTACAGAACACTGGAGCTGCCCTAAAAGGGCCGTTCTCCAGATACGTTTATATGATgcaccgtggaatgtcagatacagCTAGTGCTAACAACATTACACCAGTTCTGCCGAAGAGTGCaaacaatatttattacattgatGACCTTGGGAATATTTCAACTTCTCATGTTCTAAACACAGAAGATTCAATTAATCTCACATTAGAGTTTAGATATCCACTACTTGGTGGCTGGAATATTAGTTTAATAATTGGCTATGATGTACCAGCTAGTGAATATGTTTTCCACATTGAAGATGACTATGTCTTACATATGCCTCTCATTAATAATTTATATGAAG GAAAGATACAAGCAAATATTATATGCTACTGGACACTGTAG